The following coding sequences are from one Enterococcus sp. 4G2_DIV0659 window:
- a CDS encoding PTS sugar transporter subunit IIC has protein sequence MNEWINEKVLPPVLKFVNTKAITALRNGMLYTMPFTIVGSIFLLLANLPIESVAKWITDSGLVVYFNQAYGASFAIMSVFAVIGIAYSYVKTEGFEGLPAGMISLVVFILFMSSEITDADSGVTIGNIINKDWTAGKGMITAIIVGLIVGWVYSWFLRHDIRIKLPEAVPENVANSFTALIPASALITSAMLVYIFFDKVFKTTFFDFIYDVLQSPLQGVTDSLGGALVLGFLVPLFWFFGVHGSTIVGGIMGPILQANSLENTEILKAGKELTVANGGHIVTQQFLDQFLTVTGAGMTLGLVVYMVFFAKSAQFKQLGRLSIGPAVFNINEPITFATPIVMNPIMAIPFILTPVVSSIITYFALYTGLVPLFTAVQVPWTTPPIISGLLVGGWQAALLQAFVLTLGFFIYLPFARKMDAINYAQETNQPVTEEVLEEIEAEA, from the coding sequence ATGAATGAATGGATCAACGAAAAAGTTCTGCCACCCGTTTTAAAATTCGTCAATACCAAAGCAATTACAGCGTTAAGAAATGGTATGTTGTACACGATGCCATTTACGATTGTCGGTTCGATTTTTCTATTATTAGCCAATTTACCGATTGAATCTGTTGCAAAATGGATTACTGACAGTGGTTTGGTTGTTTACTTTAATCAGGCGTATGGCGCATCGTTTGCGATCATGTCAGTCTTTGCGGTTATCGGAATTGCTTACTCTTATGTAAAAACAGAAGGTTTTGAAGGGTTGCCTGCTGGGATGATTTCACTTGTTGTCTTTATTTTATTTATGTCCTCTGAAATCACTGATGCAGATAGCGGTGTGACAATTGGCAATATCATCAATAAAGACTGGACTGCTGGTAAGGGAATGATTACAGCGATCATCGTTGGATTGATTGTTGGCTGGGTTTACAGCTGGTTCTTACGTCATGATATTCGGATCAAATTACCTGAAGCGGTTCCTGAAAATGTAGCGAACTCATTTACTGCCTTGATTCCAGCTTCGGCTTTAATCACTAGCGCAATGCTTGTCTATATTTTCTTTGATAAAGTCTTTAAAACAACCTTCTTTGATTTTATTTACGACGTGTTACAATCACCACTTCAAGGCGTGACTGATTCATTAGGCGGTGCTTTGGTCCTTGGTTTCTTAGTTCCTTTATTCTGGTTCTTCGGAGTGCATGGTTCAACGATTGTTGGTGGTATCATGGGACCGATTTTACAAGCTAATTCTTTAGAAAACACAGAGATTTTAAAAGCAGGTAAAGAATTAACGGTGGCAAACGGTGGACATATCGTAACCCAACAATTTTTAGATCAATTTTTAACTGTAACTGGGGCTGGGATGACGCTTGGATTAGTCGTTTATATGGTATTCTTTGCAAAATCTGCACAGTTCAAACAATTAGGCCGTTTATCCATTGGTCCAGCAGTGTTTAATATTAACGAACCCATCACTTTTGCTACACCGATTGTCATGAATCCAATCATGGCGATTCCGTTTATTTTAACACCAGTCGTTTCATCAATTATTACTTACTTTGCTTTATATACTGGTTTAGTGCCATTATTTACAGCGGTTCAGGTTCCTTGGACGACACCTCCGATTATCTCAGGATTATTAGTCGGCGGTTGGCAAGCAGCGTTACTTCAAGCATTCGTTTTGACTTTAGGATTCTTTATTTACTTACCATTTGCTAGAAAAATGGATGCCATTAACTATGCACAAGAAACCAATCAACCAGTAACAGAAGAAGTGTTAGAAGAAATTGAAGCGGAAGCTTAA
- a CDS encoding 6-phospho-beta-glucosidase codes for MSILRENFLWGGAVAAHQLEGGWDQGGKGVSVADVMTVGAHGVPRRITAGVLQGENYPNHEAIDFYHHYKEDVKLFAELGLNCFRTSIAWTRIFPNGDEAEPNEEGLQFYDDLFDECLKYGIEPVITLSHFEMPYHLVTAYGGWRNRKMIDFFAKFARVCFERYKDKVTYWMTFNEINNQANYAEDFAPFTNSGIKYQEGEDREKIMYQAAHYELVASAQAVKLGHEINPDFQIGCMIAMCPIYPYSCDPKDMMMSVSAMQKRYWFTDVHVRGHYPSFMENYLARKGFDLDITEQDLTDLAHGCVDYIGFSYYMSFAIKDHDKGPAFDYDESQDLVKNPYVKASDWGWQIDPLGLRYAMNWFNERYELPLFIVENGFGAIDEVEPDGTINDQYRIDYLKAHIEMMKEAVEFDGIPLIGYTPWGFIDLVSAGTGEMKKRYGFIYVDKDNEGQGTLERSKKKSFDWYQQVINSNGEEL; via the coding sequence ATGTCGATTTTAAGAGAAAATTTTCTTTGGGGCGGCGCTGTCGCTGCTCATCAATTAGAAGGCGGTTGGGATCAAGGTGGTAAAGGGGTTAGTGTTGCTGATGTAATGACCGTCGGCGCTCATGGTGTACCTAGACGAATCACAGCTGGTGTATTGCAAGGTGAAAATTACCCTAACCATGAAGCGATTGATTTTTATCATCATTATAAAGAAGATGTAAAATTATTTGCGGAGCTTGGCTTGAATTGTTTCCGAACATCGATTGCCTGGACACGGATTTTCCCCAATGGTGATGAAGCAGAACCAAATGAAGAAGGTTTACAGTTTTACGATGATTTATTCGATGAATGTTTAAAATACGGGATCGAACCTGTAATCACCCTATCACATTTTGAAATGCCCTATCATTTAGTGACTGCGTACGGGGGTTGGCGTAATCGTAAAATGATTGATTTCTTTGCCAAGTTCGCTCGTGTTTGTTTTGAACGATATAAAGATAAAGTCACGTATTGGATGACTTTCAATGAAATCAACAATCAAGCGAACTATGCGGAAGATTTTGCGCCATTCACCAACTCTGGCATCAAGTATCAAGAAGGGGAAGATCGTGAGAAAATCATGTATCAGGCGGCACATTATGAGTTAGTAGCAAGTGCACAAGCAGTTAAACTTGGGCATGAAATCAATCCTGATTTCCAAATTGGCTGTATGATCGCCATGTGCCCCATTTATCCGTATTCATGTGATCCCAAAGATATGATGATGTCGGTCAGTGCGATGCAAAAACGTTACTGGTTTACCGATGTTCATGTGCGCGGGCATTATCCAAGTTTTATGGAAAATTATCTAGCTCGTAAAGGGTTTGATTTAGATATTACAGAACAAGATTTAACTGATTTAGCCCATGGCTGTGTGGATTATATCGGCTTTAGTTACTATATGTCCTTTGCTATCAAAGACCATGATAAGGGCCCTGCTTTTGATTATGATGAGTCGCAAGATTTAGTCAAGAATCCTTATGTAAAAGCGTCTGATTGGGGTTGGCAAATAGATCCACTTGGTTTGCGTTATGCGATGAACTGGTTTAATGAGCGCTATGAATTGCCTTTGTTTATTGTGGAAAATGGTTTTGGCGCGATTGATGAAGTTGAACCGGACGGCACAATTAACGATCAATATCGTATTGATTATTTGAAAGCTCATATTGAAATGATGAAAGAAGCGGTTGAATTTGATGGGATTCCTTTGATTGGTTATACGCCTTGGGGCTTTATTGATTTGGTTTCTGCGGGGACTGGTGAGATGAAGAAACGGTATGGGTTTATTTATGTGGATAAGGATAATGAGGGGCAAGGGACGTTAGAGCGTTCTAAGAAGAAGTCGTTTGATTGGTATCAACAAGTGATTAATAGTAATGGTGAAGAGTTGTAA
- a CDS encoding trypsin-like serine peptidase: MKKFLGMMSIILLGGIIGNADIVLAEESILEPVSSETLEIDTSKYTSPIRTRSGSQEVKIDMDKWEEEIKREFVEEQPEFDGQVTIMTMDEYDAGKKPEEVRDRTLEELFETKESQKMTRGAATTGPNVSNNNIAKAYLFFDTGGGNLAMAEGSGFKVSATKVGTAAHVVYDKQRRLGWAKIVTLNFGFRNDPRVGWSASSVYTVKKMTTNNDYINAKDHSQGIRSDFGSLHVTRSSGITPPNVTMLANPPKSANNTVSWGFGATSRYLTRSVGNVKTSALRSDWFGWVYEDRLGILYSGMSGGPLLDSSGRVIGINSSSMGDPSKTKVYTKMNSVAYNQILAN; encoded by the coding sequence TTGAAAAAATTTTTAGGGATGATGTCAATAATTTTACTAGGAGGTATAATTGGTAACGCAGATATAGTTTTAGCGGAAGAGAGTATTCTAGAGCCAGTTTCATCAGAAACTCTTGAAATAGATACATCAAAATATACTTCACCTATACGAACTCGTAGCGGAAGTCAAGAAGTCAAGATTGACATGGACAAATGGGAAGAAGAGATAAAGCGTGAATTTGTGGAGGAACAACCAGAATTTGATGGTCAGGTCACAATTATGACAATGGATGAATATGATGCTGGTAAAAAGCCAGAGGAAGTCAGGGATAGAACTCTTGAAGAGCTTTTTGAGACTAAAGAGAGTCAAAAAATGACAAGAGGAGCAGCAACAACGGGACCTAATGTATCAAATAATAATATAGCGAAAGCGTATCTGTTTTTTGATACTGGTGGCGGCAATTTAGCAATGGCTGAGGGCAGTGGTTTTAAAGTATCTGCTACCAAAGTTGGAACAGCTGCCCATGTTGTTTATGATAAACAGCGTAGGCTAGGTTGGGCTAAAATAGTCACATTAAATTTCGGCTTTCGGAATGATCCAAGAGTTGGGTGGTCTGCAAGCTCTGTTTACACTGTGAAAAAAATGACTACTAATAACGATTATATTAACGCAAAGGATCATTCTCAAGGCATCCGTTCTGATTTTGGTTCGTTACACGTGACACGTTCATCTGGAATAACTCCACCTAACGTAACAATGTTGGCGAATCCTCCTAAGTCTGCAAATAATACAGTTTCTTGGGGATTTGGAGCGACAAGTAGATATTTAACTCGTTCGGTAGGTAATGTGAAGACGAGTGCTTTAAGGAGTGACTGGTTTGGTTGGGTATATGAAGATCGGTTGGGAATTCTTTACAGTGGAATGAGCGGGGGACCATTATTAGACAGTTCTGGACGTGTTATTGGAATCAATTCTTCATCAATGGGTGATCCATCTAAAACTAAAGTGTATACTAAAATGAATTCAGTTGCATATAACCAAATTTTAGCAAACTAG
- a CDS encoding IS256 family transposase, translating to MARQKRDPKTVELAKTILESYNPENVDDMQDALKDIFGPLFEQMLQGEMTHHLGYDIHSKQEKETNNRRNGFGSKKVKTSFGEVPIDVPRDREATFEPELIKKRERDVSAIESKVLSMYARGMSQRDIAHTIDDIYGFSISHEMISTITDSVLPELEEWQNRPLAKCYAFVFVDCMYVTLRENYEVKEYAVYTILGYDLKGKKDILGLWLNETESKNRWMQIFDELNSRGVQDIFFMSMDGVSGLEDGAKSIFPKVIVQRCIVHLVRNALRYVPYKDYKEFSREMKKFYGAPSLKACQSAFDAFQKRWSHYSGAVEVWKRNFSHVEQLYDYGSAVCKIMYTTNAVESIHYSFRKVTKKGAFPNETALLKLLYLRATELEKKWTAGFIPNWPMVLNQLMANEQFSERINTYSLYIS from the coding sequence ATGGCGAGACAGAAAAGAGATCCTAAAACTGTTGAATTAGCGAAAACCATTCTAGAAAGCTACAATCCTGAAAATGTCGATGACATGCAAGACGCTCTAAAAGATATTTTTGGTCCCTTATTTGAACAAATGCTTCAAGGCGAAATGACCCATCATTTAGGCTACGATATTCATTCAAAACAGGAGAAAGAAACGAACAATCGAAGAAATGGATTTGGCTCTAAGAAAGTAAAAACAAGCTTTGGAGAAGTCCCTATTGATGTACCTAGAGACAGAGAAGCCACGTTTGAACCAGAACTTATTAAGAAACGTGAACGGGATGTTTCAGCTATCGAATCAAAGGTTTTGTCCATGTATGCCAGAGGCATGTCTCAAAGAGATATCGCTCATACCATTGATGATATTTATGGGTTCTCCATTTCTCACGAAATGATTTCTACAATCACCGATTCTGTTCTTCCAGAACTGGAGGAATGGCAAAATCGCCCTTTGGCGAAGTGTTATGCCTTTGTTTTTGTGGATTGTATGTATGTGACGTTAAGAGAAAATTATGAAGTCAAAGAATACGCTGTGTATACAATTCTTGGCTATGATTTAAAAGGGAAAAAAGATATTTTAGGGTTGTGGTTGAATGAAACCGAGAGTAAAAACCGCTGGATGCAGATTTTTGATGAATTGAACTCTCGCGGTGTACAGGACATTTTCTTTATGTCTATGGATGGTGTTTCTGGGCTTGAAGATGGCGCAAAATCTATTTTTCCAAAGGTGATCGTTCAACGCTGTATCGTCCATTTAGTGCGTAATGCGCTTCGGTATGTTCCTTATAAAGACTACAAGGAATTTTCTCGGGAAATGAAAAAGTTTTATGGTGCTCCTTCATTAAAAGCTTGTCAAAGTGCTTTTGATGCTTTTCAAAAACGTTGGTCTCACTACTCTGGTGCAGTAGAGGTTTGGAAACGGAATTTTTCTCATGTGGAACAACTTTATGATTATGGTAGCGCAGTGTGTAAAATTATGTACACAACAAATGCCGTTGAAAGTATTCATTACAGCTTTAGAAAAGTAACTAAAAAAGGCGCATTTCCAAATGAAACCGCTCTTTTAAAACTTCTTTATCTACGAGCAACAGAATTGGAAAAGAAATGGACAGCTGGATTTATTCCCAATTGGCCGATGGTCTTAAATCAATTAATGGCGAATGAACAGTTTTCTGAGCGCATCAACACTTATAGCTTATATATTTCTTAG
- a CDS encoding DNA-3-methyladenine glycosylase I encodes MNSQNGKKYGWYHEQWGKPTRDDRLLFILLTVGTFQAGLSWKAAAGKLDVFLKNFYNMEIQKVAGMMPDDVERIMKDPDMIRNPRKINATIQNAQAILAVQEEYGSFAEYMWDFVGGVPRLNVYEEAYEVPNVTPLSKHVAKDMKKHGFTFVGPVVTYMFMKASGMIQDEVLNHEQH; translated from the coding sequence ATGAATAGCCAAAATGGAAAAAAATACGGCTGGTATCATGAGCAATGGGGAAAGCCTACACGTGATGATCGGTTGCTTTTTATTTTGTTGACTGTGGGAACATTTCAAGCAGGATTAAGTTGGAAAGCAGCGGCAGGGAAGTTGGATGTGTTTTTAAAAAATTTCTATAATATGGAGATTCAAAAAGTTGCGGGAATGATGCCGGATGATGTGGAGAGAATCATGAAAGATCCCGATATGATTCGTAATCCAAGAAAGATCAATGCAACAATTCAAAATGCTCAGGCGATTTTAGCTGTGCAAGAGGAATACGGTAGTTTCGCTGAGTATATGTGGGATTTTGTAGGAGGAGTTCCTCGGTTGAATGTCTATGAAGAAGCCTATGAAGTGCCTAATGTCACACCTTTGTCTAAACATGTTGCTAAAGATATGAAAAAACATGGGTTTACTTTTGTGGGGCCAGTAGTGACATATATGTTTATGAAAGCAAGCGGTATGATTCAAGACGAAGTGTTGAATCATGAACAACATTAG